TTAATATCCAATAAGTCAGGCGCATATTTCCAACTCCGGTTCGGCGTTTCTACTGAATGATACCGAAGAAAATCCACGTTTTCATTTGAATAAATGCTAATCGATAATGCATTTATTGACCAATCAGCGACTAAATATGTATTTTCGGAATTGAAATAATCAATCGTTTTTAAAAATCGAATGATGGACAGCATGCGAACATCCAATATTTTGGGATTTAGATTAATATCATGATAAAGTTGCATAACTTTAACGACTTCCTCTGATGAAGAAGCATAGATAACCGCCTCCCCGTCCCCTTCTTCATGGTCATAAACATCAAGCAGCGGATTTTCGAAAGGCAAATGAATGGTGCGGCCTAATTCCATTTCAACATACCCTTTTAATTCGTTTGACGTCAATTCTTTCGGGTGATCAAATGTTCGCATCATGACGGAATGATCCGGAACGAAAAAGCGCAAGTCGTGCCTTGAAATATTCCAATCTTTTACGAGACTTTTAAGAATCTCAAAAAACGTGAGTTCATCGACGAGAACTTCATCAACGATAACCCCAGGTGGTAGCGCATATTCATATACTTTTGCCGTTTCTAAATCGCTATCTTGAGTAATGAGACCACGAATGACATAATCATTCATTTCAATCGCAACGACTCTATTTTTATTTCTACGAAACACTTTGTTGGCCCCCTTAAAAGAAACAATCAATTCATTTATCATCGAAGGAAACGAATGGGTCGTTTGCTTTGATGGTAAATGAAAAGAAAGACTACAGCAGCGGTGGGCTGCTGTAGGTTCGTTAATATTAATTAGCTGGTACTGTTCCTTCATTATTTAGAAGTTTATTAAGGTTTGCTTCATCAGTTTTACCTAATACAATCCCGGAATTATACTTACTGTTGCTAATATTTGCGAATCGTGAATATGATACTGACCAATCGTTGCCTACCCGTTCAGCAGAATAAGTGATATCAACCGTTCCATCCTTTTCCGGAATCCCCTGAACAAAACCTTTCAAAGCTGCTTGATTACACGTTGTAGTAATCACTTTCTCGGTTCCAACAGTAGCTTCTGTATCTTTACAAGCACCGTCAACAACTGCAATTTTTGCTCCGGAAAGTATATTAGATGCTTCTGCCAAAACCGCTTTATCTTTCGTGTTTGCAATTACCTTTCCGATCGCCGGCACTGCAATAACTGCAATAATTGCTAGAATAACAATAACTGCTAATAGCTCAATAAGCGTCAAACCTTTTTCGTTATTAAGTTGTTTCTTCATATTCTTAAACATTTCATTACCCCCACATTTTCTTAGTTTTTAGTACGTATTAATAAAAGCGGTCACTCAACTCTTTTCATCACCTCCTTAAAACTGAATTACTTGTTAGATTTGCTCATACAAGCTGAACATTGGAACCATTATTGCGAGGACGATTGTTCCGACAATTGCCGCTAAAAAGACAATCATTAATGGCTCGATTAAAGATTTTAACGTGTCAACCGTCCGGTCCACGTCATCCTCGTAAAATTCTGCAATTTTTTCTAACATATAATCAAGTGAACCTGTTTGTTCACCAATTGCCGTCATTTGTGTTACAAGTGGTGGAAATAACCAACTTTTTTCGAGCGGTGCTGACAATGTGCTTCCTTGTTCTAAACTAGCTCTAGATTCCAAAACTACTTTTCCAATCACAGGATTACCAATTACTTTTTCAACAATTGTTAGTGCGTTTAATATCGGCACCGAACTGCTAAATAAAGAAGATAAGGTCCGAGTCATTCGTGCAATGGCTGATTTTTGAAACAGTTTTCCGAAAATCGGCATTTTCAACATGAAATAATGAACCTTGTAATGAAACGAATTGTTATTCTTAAATAAATAATTAAAGCCAAATACAGAAACTAATATAAGAAGTAATAATAACCACCAAAATCCTTGCACAAACTCACTAATCCCCATGACAAAAATTGTTATTAACGGTAATTCTGCACCAAAGTCTTCAAACATTGCTATAAAAGTCGGTACAATCGTTAACATCAGAAAAATAACTACAGCAATCGTAATAACGAATAAGACTAGTGGATACATCATTGTCGATTGAATCTTCTTTGTTAACGCGTGCTGTTTCTCGTAATAGAATGCGAGCCGATCTAAAGTTTCATCTAAGTTTCCTGTCAATTCACCAGCCCGGATCATATTAACGAAAAGCGGTGGAAAGACTTTACTTTCTTTTGCTGCTGCATCTGAAAATGATGTACCCGATCGAACGTCTTCTTCTACCGCGAATAACGCTTTTTTCAACATCTTACTTGTTGATTGATCCGCTAATATTTTGGTAGATTCAACAAGCGTAACGCCTGCACGGATAAGTGTCGCAAATTGTCTGCAATAGATGACAAAGTCTTCGTTTTTAACTTTACCGCCAAGTGAAATTTGCGCGTGCAAAAGGCTTGTCGACTCCGCAATTTCCCTAGGATTTATGCCTTGTCTTCGAAGTTTTGCAACTGCAGCGGCTTCTGTATCGGCAGAAACGACACCTTTTTTGAATGCACCTGTCGATGTTCGTCCGCTATATTTGAAAACTGTTGACATTAATAATCACCTTCAGTCAAAAACTCTTTCGCTTCACTGTAATTAATGATGCCGTTTGTAATCAGTTGTTGAATGGAAACTTCTAAGGTATGCATGCCTAAGCTTCGACTTGTTTGAATAACGTTTTGAATTTGATGCACTTTTTCTGATCGTATTAAATTCGCAATGGCAGCTGTTTGAATTAAAATTTCTGTTGCTGCTACCCGGCCACTTCCGTTTTTATTGATGAATAATCTTTGTGAAACAACCCCTTGCAAGACGTTTGCAAGTTGTATTCGAACTTGGCT
This genomic window from Sporosarcina sp. Marseille-Q4063 contains:
- the pilM gene encoding type IV pilus biogenesis protein PilM, whose translation is MFRRNKNRVVAIEMNDYVIRGLITQDSDLETAKVYEYALPPGVIVDEVLVDELTFFEILKSLVKDWNISRHDLRFFVPDHSVMMRTFDHPKELTSNELKGYVEMELGRTIHLPFENPLLDVYDHEEGDGEAVIYASSSEEVVKVMQLYHDINLNPKILDVRMLSIIRFLKTIDYFNSENTYLVADWSINALSISIYSNENVDFLRYHSVETPNRSWKYAPDLLDINVFTYDGEIEEYKMSLSEQVLEVERILNFYRFSFHKGEKSVDQIVLVGENPEMPYIKEQLEGTTDMPVEIVDDAFVRQHYKELNRKHVALIGLSLKEEDSLGS
- a CDS encoding prepilin-type N-terminal cleavage/methylation domain-containing protein, with product MFKNMKKQLNNEKGLTLIELLAVIVILAIIAVIAVPAIGKVIANTKDKAVLAEASNILSGAKIAVVDGACKDTEATVGTEKVITTTCNQAALKGFVQGIPEKDGTVDITYSAERVGNDWSVSYSRFANISNSKYNSGIVLGKTDEANLNKLLNNEGTVPAN
- a CDS encoding type II secretion system F family protein; translation: MSTVFKYSGRTSTGAFKKGVVSADTEAAAVAKLRRQGINPREIAESTSLLHAQISLGGKVKNEDFVIYCRQFATLIRAGVTLVESTKILADQSTSKMLKKALFAVEEDVRSGTSFSDAAAKESKVFPPLFVNMIRAGELTGNLDETLDRLAFYYEKQHALTKKIQSTMMYPLVLFVITIAVVIFLMLTIVPTFIAMFEDFGAELPLITIFVMGISEFVQGFWWLLLLLILVSVFGFNYLFKNNNSFHYKVHYFMLKMPIFGKLFQKSAIARMTRTLSSLFSSSVPILNALTIVEKVIGNPVIGKVVLESRASLEQGSTLSAPLEKSWLFPPLVTQMTAIGEQTGSLDYMLEKIAEFYEDDVDRTVDTLKSLIEPLMIVFLAAIVGTIVLAIMVPMFSLYEQI